Genomic window (Streptomyces sp. NBC_01431):
GTCCGGCCTCACGGGCACCGAGGCCGTGCAACTCGGCGTTGGCGACGACGAATTCGCGACCGGTGAGGAAGTCGTACATGGCCTCCCGTTCGGGGACGATGCCGATCTTCTTGTAGACGGACTCGTTGCGCCAGATCTGCTCGCCGTCGAGCGTGACCGTGCCCGTGGAGGGGGCGAGGAAGCCGCCCATCATGTTGATGAGGGTGGACTTTCCGGCGCCGTTGGGGCCGAGCAGTCCCGTCACGCCGGGGCCGATCGTCATGGTGACGTCGTTGACCGCCACCACGTTCCCGAACCAGCGCGAGGTGTGGTCGATGTCGATGGTGGTCACAGCCCGACCTTCCGGTAGCGGCGCATCAGCACGGCGTACGAGCCGTAGATCAGCGCGAGGACGACGAGCAGGTAGACCGCTCCGGCCCCGGCCCCCGGGCCGTGGCCACCGGGGAAGTTGGAGCTCGCCCCGAGGAACGCGGTCTGTACGCCGTCGATGAGCGTGATGGGGGAGAACAGGCCGAGCCACTGGACCGCCCCGGGGGAGCCCTGGTTGAAGGCGATGGCCTGGACCGCGGAGACGGCCCCGTAGGAGACGGTCAGTACGGCGATGACGGCGGCCACTCCGAAGCCGCGGCGCGGGGTCAGCGCGGCGACGACCAGGCCGATGCCCGCGAAGAGCAGTGAGAGCAGTACCACCGATACCAGCCCCTGGGCGAACCCCTTCGTCTGGTCCGCGAAGTCGAGTTTGGCGAGCAGCGCGCCGACATAAAGGATGACCAGCGGCGCGCCGGTGATGACGAACAGCGCCGACGCCATCGCGGCGAACTTGGCCAGGACGTAGTCCAGGCGCTCGATCGGCCGCGAGAAATACAGCGGCACCGTCTTGAAGCGCAGGTCCCGCGAGACGGTCTGGGGCGCCTGACCGGCGATGAACAGCCCGATGACGGCCTGGAGGAAGATCGCGTACCGGGTGTACTGCACCGGGAGGTCGTTGGCCTTCGTGGCGACGGCGACCGCGACCATGATGGCCGCGGGCACGCACATCACCGCGAACAGCAGCATCGGAAGCACCTTGGACTTGGCGCTGCGGCCAAGTCCGTACGCCCCGCGCAGCGACTGCGAGAAGAGTGAGCGGCGGGCGTAGGCCCGGCCCAGACGCGGCCCGTCGTAGTTGCGGTAGCCGATGTTGTGGATCTGGGTCTGGGTGCCGTCAGTTGCCATCGTGGCCGCCTCCCTTCTGCTCGGCGCCGGCCGCGGTGGCCGCCCATGCGGCGGCGCGTTCGGAGACCGGCTCCTGCGCCGGGGTCTTGAACACCTCGGCGATGTGGTGACGGCGCTGTTCCATCCGCACGAGACCGAGGCCGAGGCCGG
Coding sequences:
- a CDS encoding ABC transporter permease; this encodes MATDGTQTQIHNIGYRNYDGPRLGRAYARRSLFSQSLRGAYGLGRSAKSKVLPMLLFAVMCVPAAIMVAVAVATKANDLPVQYTRYAIFLQAVIGLFIAGQAPQTVSRDLRFKTVPLYFSRPIERLDYVLAKFAAMASALFVITGAPLVILYVGALLAKLDFADQTKGFAQGLVSVVLLSLLFAGIGLVVAALTPRRGFGVAAVIAVLTVSYGAVSAVQAIAFNQGSPGAVQWLGLFSPITLIDGVQTAFLGASSNFPGGHGPGAGAGAVYLLVVLALIYGSYAVLMRRYRKVGL